ATGGTTTGAATCACCTGAAGTTTAATATCCTTTAGCTCTTGAAGTGCACTTTCGTAATCGATACGGCAATGCTCAGATATTTGAAAAATTTCGCCTTTACTATTATCAACCGTTTTTACGAGTCTCTCGAGGATCTGATCCAGCAAGCGAACATCCCATTTTCTCGAGACCATATACCGTACCCCCATTGTTCGTATTCTCTTATGTATCATTTTGCCCTATACTAAGTAGTGGCACTCCGGGACAGTTAGATTGGTAATTTTTCCTATAATTATACCAGTTCTGGCCAAAAACCTAACGTGTCAAATCACCTATTTTATGAATGGGCTCAAATCCCCCAGTTATCTATCCACCTAATGCAGATGTGACCATTATAACATGTACGAATAACAGGTATATAATAGTTTTATTACATTTAGGTAAAATGTGGACGGTATTTTTATAAGAAAAAATTGAAAGTAAATAGCAGCGTATAGGACTTCAGAATCAGAAAGGAATGATCACCCATGCTTCTTTCATACAACACATTAAAGGGTTATGGTGAACACGAAATTGAAATTAATAAATCCCGATTTATAGCTCATGTGAATCGAGCGGAAACTGAAGAAGAGGCCATTGAATTTATCAATTCAATCAAAAAGAAGCATTGGGATGCGACCCACAATTGCTCAGCCTATATGATTGGAGAAAATGATTTAATTCAAAAAGCCAATGATGACGGGGAACCAAGTGGCACAGCAGGTGTTCCAATCCTCGAGGTTTTGAAAAAAAGAGGCTTAAAAGATTCAGTTGTAGTCATAACTCGATACTTCGGTGGAATAAAATTAGGGGCAGGAGGACTCATTCGCGCATATGGTAAAGCGACCTCCGAAGGAATCAACCACACAGGTGTCGTCGAAAGAACCCTAATGAGAGTCGTTCATACCAAAATTGATTACACATGGTTGGGCAAACTAGAAAATGAACTAAGAAGCTCCAACTACCAAATCAAGGAAATTCACTATTTAAATGACGTTGAAATCGAAAACTACGTCAAAGAGGAACAAACTGGTGACTTCATCAAATGGATGACAGAACTAACAAATGGCCAAGCTGAATGTACAGAAGGAGAGCAAGTCTACTTAGAAACTGATGTGTAGGGACAGAGGGGACAGGTTTAGTGTCCCACTTGGTGGGACAGCAAACCTGTCCCCCCTGTCCCATTTGTTACATTTTTGTCATTAGACGAAACTCGAATATCGTTGTAAAATGGAGATTAGTGTCGAAGGGTTCGGCACGTTTTTTCGTAAACCTATTCTTTAAATGTCCTCGGTAAACTATATAGAAGAGAGGCATTTCTCTTTGGAAAGGGAGAACTTATTATGAATGAAAATAGACATCGCATACGAGTGGAACAGAAGAAGCGAAG
The window above is part of the Bacillus carboniphilus genome. Proteins encoded here:
- a CDS encoding YigZ family protein; translation: MLLSYNTLKGYGEHEIEINKSRFIAHVNRAETEEEAIEFINSIKKKHWDATHNCSAYMIGENDLIQKANDDGEPSGTAGVPILEVLKKRGLKDSVVVITRYFGGIKLGAGGLIRAYGKATSEGINHTGVVERTLMRVVHTKIDYTWLGKLENELRSSNYQIKEIHYLNDVEIENYVKEEQTGDFIKWMTELTNGQAECTEGEQVYLETDV